The genomic segment ACGCAGTCGTCCACGGTCCCTCGGATTCACTTTTTTCTCACCTACGGTCAATCGAAAACAACCCGCAACGACCGTCCACAAACAATCGCAAGCGGCCCAACCACGAAAGTTGCCAACAGCCGCAATCCGGTCACCTCGGTTACATTATGCACCCCGCCATGAAGATCACAGCTATCGAGACGCACGTCTGTCACGCCCGCATGCGGAATTGGATATTCGTCAAGGTGCTCACCGATCAGCCGGGGCTATGGGGTTGGGGCGAGGCCACGCTGGAATGGCACACACGCAGCGTCGTGGGCGCGATCGAAGACGTCGCTCAACTGCTCATCGGCGAAGATCCCACGCGGATCGAATATCTCTGGCAAATGATGTTCCGCCAACATTTTTGGCATGCCAACGGCGCCGTTCGCGGCACCGCGATTAGTGGCATCGATATCGCGCTGTGGGACATCCTAGGCAAGATTCATGGTGTTCCCTGTCACAAATTATGGGGCGGGCCCGTGCGGGACTACATTCGCACATATTGCCATCTCGGCGGCGGTCGCATGGAGGACATGTACGACGGGGATCCGGCCGATGCCGCGCGATTTGCCGACTTGGCCGCCAAAGCCGTCGACGAAGGCTTCACGGCCATGAAGACCATGGCCGTGCCCGAGACCATGCCGCTGGAGGGCTTGAAACCGATCCGTTACGCCGAAGCCTGCGTTCGTGCCATGCGCGAGGCCGTGGGAGACGGCATCGACCTGATGGTCGATTGCCACGCCAGGCCGTCGCCGCGAATGGGTCTGCTGTTCGCCAAGGCACTCGAACCGTACGAACTTTACTGGTTCGAAGAGCCATGTTGGCCCGAGCGCGTCGACGACATGGCCGACATCCAGCGGGCCGTGCGCACGCCAATTGCCACCGGCGAGCGATTGATCGGCGTACACGCGTTTCGCGAATTCTTCGAGAAGCGGGCCTTCAGCGTGGCCCAGCCTGACATCACTCACACTGGCGGCCTGACCGAGTCGCGTCGCATCGCGGCGTTGGCCGAGACCTACCGCGTGGCGCTCGCCCCCCACAATCCACAAGGCCCGGTAAGCACCGCAGCCTCGTTGGAATTCGGCTTCGCTACGCCCAGCTATATCATCTGCGAAGCAGTGCATCTCGACGTGCCCTGGCGGCAAGAGGTGGTCAGCGAGGGATTCACTGTCGAACGGGCTGGACGCATCGTCCGTCCCAATACCCGTCCAGGTTTGGGTATCGAGATCAACGAGACCGAAGTGAAAAAACACCCCTTCCAGCAAGAGCTACAGCAACGGACATTTCACGCCGATGGCAGCGTAGGCGATTGGTGAGGAATGAACAGACAAGAGTTCGATGGCGTTCAGTATTTAGAACGTCGTCGCGGACCGATCGAGGGAAAGTGCCTTCGGGACGCGACCGGGGTCACGCCCAGAGTCCTAGGGCTGTTCCAGCAGGCGACGGTCGGGCAGAGTGAGAAATCCCAGTATGTCGGCCACGTCCTGCACGGTGAGCCGCTGTTCGAGCCCTTCGGGCATCAGCGATTTGCCGGCGGCTTGTAACTCGTCGATGTCGCGTTTGAGGATCGTGTCGTCCGCGCCCTCGCCGCGCCGCAATGTA from the Pirellulales bacterium genome contains:
- the dgoD gene encoding galactonate dehydratase, coding for MHPAMKITAIETHVCHARMRNWIFVKVLTDQPGLWGWGEATLEWHTRSVVGAIEDVAQLLIGEDPTRIEYLWQMMFRQHFWHANGAVRGTAISGIDIALWDILGKIHGVPCHKLWGGPVRDYIRTYCHLGGGRMEDMYDGDPADAARFADLAAKAVDEGFTAMKTMAVPETMPLEGLKPIRYAEACVRAMREAVGDGIDLMVDCHARPSPRMGLLFAKALEPYELYWFEEPCWPERVDDMADIQRAVRTPIATGERLIGVHAFREFFEKRAFSVAQPDITHTGGLTESRRIAALAETYRVALAPHNPQGPVSTAASLEFGFATPSYIICEAVHLDVPWRQEVVSEGFTVERAGRIVRPNTRPGLGIEINETEVKKHPFQQELQQRTFHADGSVGDW